One genomic window of Streptomyces sp. WP-1 includes the following:
- a CDS encoding cytosine permease → MAGMVEQRSIDVVPDAERHGTAFSQFTLWLGANLQITAVVTGALAVVLGGGALWSLIGLLLGNLLGGAVMALHSAQGPRLGLPQMISSRAQFGVRGAVVPLALVIIMYIGFFASGSVLAGEAVGDLTHLGDTTGIVIFALVTAVTTVIGYRLIHTLGRVAGIVCALAFVYLGIRLLERADLTTLLADRSFHLPLFLLAVSLSASWQLAFGPYVADYSRYLPRDTSPRATFWWTLGGSALGSQWSMTFGVLVAATAGGAFLDDQVGYVVGLGGAGLIASFLYFVIALGKLTVNVLNTYGGFMSLVTGIGGFRQQRTISPRVRALYIAGIMVAGTAIALVGKDSFLTSFKDFLLFLLTAFTPWSAINLVDYYLIAKERYDLPALSDPHGRYGAWRVGALVVYGVGLLAQLPFLATSFYTGPLVAPLGGTDISWIVGLLVPAVLYWLVGRRDTGHVPDRMILSAEPETRAEATVR, encoded by the coding sequence ATGGCAGGCATGGTCGAACAGCGCTCGATCGACGTGGTTCCCGACGCCGAACGGCACGGCACCGCGTTCAGCCAGTTCACGCTCTGGCTCGGCGCCAACCTTCAGATCACCGCGGTCGTGACCGGGGCGCTCGCCGTCGTCCTCGGCGGGGGCGCCCTCTGGTCGCTCATCGGCCTGCTGCTCGGGAATCTGCTCGGCGGTGCGGTCATGGCCCTGCACTCCGCCCAGGGGCCCCGGCTCGGGCTGCCGCAGATGATCTCCAGCAGGGCACAGTTCGGCGTCCGCGGCGCCGTCGTACCCCTGGCCCTGGTCATCATCATGTACATCGGCTTCTTCGCCAGCGGCAGCGTGCTGGCCGGTGAGGCCGTCGGCGACCTCACGCACCTCGGCGACACCACCGGCATCGTGATCTTCGCCCTGGTCACAGCGGTCACCACGGTCATCGGCTACCGGCTCATCCACACCCTGGGCCGAGTGGCCGGCATCGTGTGCGCGCTCGCCTTCGTCTACCTCGGGATCCGCCTGCTGGAGCGCGCCGACCTGACCACCCTCCTGGCCGACCGCTCCTTCCACCTGCCGCTGTTCCTCCTCGCCGTCTCCCTCTCGGCGTCCTGGCAGCTGGCCTTCGGCCCGTACGTCGCCGACTACTCGCGCTATCTGCCCCGTGACACCTCTCCCCGCGCCACCTTCTGGTGGACCCTCGGCGGCTCGGCCCTGGGGTCCCAGTGGTCCATGACCTTCGGCGTCCTCGTGGCGGCGACGGCCGGCGGCGCCTTCCTCGACGACCAGGTCGGTTACGTCGTCGGTCTGGGCGGTGCCGGTCTGATCGCCTCCTTCCTGTACTTCGTCATCGCCCTCGGCAAGTTGACGGTCAACGTGCTCAACACCTACGGCGGTTTCATGTCGCTGGTGACCGGAATCGGCGGTTTCCGTCAGCAGCGCACGATCTCGCCGCGCGTCCGCGCCCTCTACATCGCCGGAATCATGGTCGCGGGCACCGCGATCGCCCTCGTGGGCAAGGACAGCTTCCTCACCTCCTTCAAGGACTTCCTGCTCTTCCTGCTCACGGCCTTCACCCCCTGGTCGGCGATCAACCTGGTGGACTACTACCTGATCGCCAAGGAGCGTTACGACCTGCCCGCGCTGAGCGACCCGCACGGCCGCTACGGCGCCTGGCGCGTCGGCGCCCTCGTCGTCTACGGCGTCGGACTTCTGGCCCAACTGCCGTTCCTGGCCACCAGCTTCTACACCGGTCCGCTGGTCGCTCCGCTCGGCGGTACGGACATCTCCTGGATCGTGGGACTGCTGGTCCCGGCCGTCCTCTACTGGCTCGTGGGCCGCCGGGACACCGGACACGTACCGGACCGGATGATCCTCTCCGCCGAGCCGGAGACGAGGGCCGAGGCCACCGTCCGCTGA
- a CDS encoding fumarylacetoacetate hydrolase family protein, whose amino-acid sequence MRITRTGRTGTSTGGHGIAVHHRDQWFDLSDIPGHADRTRIGDLLGETESQELTRSLERNADAHLPAPPDLDLAPTVVDPGADIWGAGLNYRRHSQDLASEQPRSGPGSYLRPANCLIGNGDHIELPRQSRRVTAEAELGLVIKTTCKNVDRADWRSVVAGVTAVLDMTAEDVIRENPRHIPWAKGFDTFCSVGPVLVTLDEFGDDDLTALRIATVRNGETIAAATPADMKFGLDRLVEYFSAGRTLEAGTVICTGTPGAAVIDAGDTVQAVVQDVGTLTHPVRQQGAGRHEARFPAVHSEGG is encoded by the coding sequence ATGAGAATCACCAGGACCGGCAGGACCGGCACGTCCACCGGTGGACACGGCATCGCCGTCCACCACCGCGACCAGTGGTTCGACCTGTCCGACATACCCGGCCACGCCGACAGGACCCGGATCGGCGACCTCCTCGGCGAGACCGAGTCCCAGGAGCTGACCCGCTCCCTCGAACGGAACGCGGACGCCCACCTCCCCGCACCACCCGACCTCGACCTCGCCCCCACCGTCGTCGACCCCGGAGCCGACATCTGGGGCGCCGGTCTCAACTACCGTCGTCACTCACAGGACCTGGCGTCCGAGCAGCCCCGCTCCGGGCCCGGTTCCTATCTGCGCCCCGCCAACTGCCTGATCGGCAACGGCGATCACATCGAACTGCCCCGGCAGTCCCGGCGGGTCACCGCCGAGGCCGAACTCGGCCTGGTCATCAAGACCACCTGCAAGAACGTCGACCGCGCCGACTGGCGCTCCGTCGTGGCGGGCGTCACCGCCGTCCTCGACATGACGGCCGAGGACGTCATCCGCGAGAACCCCCGGCACATCCCCTGGGCCAAGGGATTCGACACCTTCTGCAGTGTCGGCCCGGTCCTGGTCACACTCGACGAGTTCGGCGACGACGACCTCACCGCCCTGCGCATCGCCACCGTCCGCAACGGAGAGACGATCGCCGCCGCCACCCCCGCCGACATGAAGTTCGGCCTGGACCGCCTGGTGGAGTACTTCAGCGCGGGACGCACCCTCGAAGCCGGCACCGTCATCTGCACCGGCACCCCCGGAGCGGCGGTCATCGACGCCGGGGACACGGTGCAGGCGGTCGTACAGGACGTCGGCACGCTCACCCACCCCGTCCGGCAGCAAGGGGCGGGCCGCCACGAGGCACGGTTCCCGGCAGTCCACAGCGAAGGAGGGTGA
- a CDS encoding SDR family oxidoreductase: MSHSDSRPTLVMGARGSIGAYVLSALREQGLAVRASARTPQPGQFPAGTEVFAADLGDPAGLRTAFAGVRQVFLYAHRGGTDGVIAAARAAGVEKLVLLSSGSVIHSSSVGNTITEEHRAIENAFAAASDLTVVPVRPLVLAANALNWAWPIKAGNAVALYKPDALTAPVHERDIAAVAVAALTGNTSPWVSGLLTGPARLSRRDQVAVIAAATGKDITVTELSRRQASDRFSRFMPADQAEAVLRFLDDAEAGNSPATDTVTRVTGRPATGFDIWAADHAADF, translated from the coding sequence ATGTCCCACTCCGACAGCCGGCCCACCCTCGTCATGGGCGCCCGCGGCAGCATCGGGGCGTACGTTCTCAGCGCTCTGCGTGAGCAGGGCCTGGCGGTGCGTGCCTCGGCCCGCACGCCGCAGCCGGGGCAATTCCCGGCGGGCACCGAGGTGTTCGCCGCGGACCTGGGCGACCCGGCCGGCCTGCGCACCGCGTTCGCCGGTGTGCGCCAGGTCTTCCTCTACGCTCATCGCGGCGGTACGGACGGTGTGATCGCCGCCGCTCGGGCCGCCGGGGTGGAGAAGCTGGTGCTGCTGTCCTCGGGCAGCGTGATCCACTCGTCCTCGGTGGGCAACACCATCACCGAGGAGCACCGCGCGATCGAGAACGCCTTCGCGGCGGCGTCCGATCTGACCGTGGTGCCGGTGCGGCCGCTCGTGCTGGCGGCCAACGCGCTCAACTGGGCGTGGCCGATCAAGGCCGGCAACGCCGTGGCCCTGTACAAGCCTGATGCCCTGACCGCTCCGGTCCACGAGCGCGACATCGCCGCGGTCGCCGTCGCTGCGCTGACGGGGAATACCTCGCCGTGGGTGAGTGGCCTGCTGACCGGCCCGGCGCGCCTGAGCCGGCGCGACCAGGTCGCGGTGATCGCGGCCGCCACAGGCAAGGACATCACCGTCACCGAGCTCTCCCGCCGCCAGGCTTCGGACCGGTTCTCGCGGTTCATGCCCGCCGACCAGGCCGAGGCGGTGCTGCGGTTCCTCGACGACGCCGAGGCCGGCAACTCGCCCGCCACCGACACCGTCACGCGGGTCACGGGGCGCCCGGCGACCGGGTTCGACATCTGGGCGGCGGACCACGCCGCCGATTTCTGA
- a CDS encoding RidA family protein — protein sequence MTVRTIAIPEDNPVFGETTSAFADFGYSAAVRAHGLLFIAGTIGRRADGTVPDTIEEQTGIALRKIEEILRLENLDLSALVDVTSYHVDIRRHLPGFIEAKRRLVEAPYPTWTIIGVSGLASPGLLVEIRATAAYPDAPR from the coding sequence ATGACCGTCCGCACCATCGCGATCCCCGAGGACAACCCGGTCTTCGGAGAGACCACCAGCGCCTTCGCGGACTTCGGCTACTCCGCCGCCGTCCGCGCGCACGGTCTCCTGTTCATCGCCGGAACGATCGGCCGCCGCGCCGACGGGACCGTCCCGGACACCATCGAGGAGCAGACCGGGATCGCCCTGCGGAAGATCGAGGAGATCCTCCGGCTGGAGAACCTCGACCTGTCCGCCCTGGTCGACGTCACCAGCTACCACGTCGACATCCGTCGCCATCTGCCCGGCTTCATCGAAGCCAAGCGGCGCCTCGTCGAGGCGCCCTACCCGACCTGGACGATCATCGGGGTCAGCGGCCTCGCCAGCCCGGGACTCCTCGTGGAGATCCGCGCGACCGCGGCCTACCCCGACGCTCCTCGGTAG
- a CDS encoding non-ribosomal peptide synthetase, whose product MTATAQPVVDGFDRAVREYPDNEALRTTSSVLTYRELGGLADEFAQQLRQRTRPDECVALLGTRGTAAIVALLGALKARRPFVFVDERDSDTSNTAKTGLLGVRLLARGSGGDGDGDINGDVDGDVELTELPARWRTTVGTPETRHLPFADGEIGYAIHTSGSTGTPKCVLVRAAPLAPVVRDHITRLSVGPGSRTLQFARLTFDGCLTEILWTLTAGACLVVVDEKRLAPGAVLADTLERFGITHLKTTPFALTVTEPTDGMRLEHVVNGGGPCRPAVVRTWSKAASFHNAYGLTETTVCNLLSDALDPDECQDAVPLGERVGDCAYVLRDARTGATGPGVRRGELVVTGASVAAGYLTEEGVTPLPGPAGTGGYATGDIVELRDGRLYFVERLDRQVKVRGYRLDPGEIEAAVCRHPDVREAVVVAEAQTDAAETHTDMGEARTDAAEPHTDAAPAADTLVCYYQGGADPRTLRAHLDGLLDPYKIPSVLERVDVFPSTPNGKIDRDALRTRRHAPTPADAPDGPDEQLLHLVRTLTGVRDARLDDNFFELGGDSASAVVLVTGMKKLGWTDAGVRDVLRAEDLRVLADRLRERSV is encoded by the coding sequence ATGACAGCCACAGCACAACCGGTGGTCGACGGATTCGACCGCGCCGTCCGGGAGTATCCGGACAACGAGGCACTGCGCACCACGAGTTCCGTCCTGACCTACCGTGAACTGGGCGGCCTGGCCGACGAGTTCGCGCAGCAGTTACGGCAGCGGACCCGCCCGGACGAATGCGTCGCCCTGCTCGGCACCCGAGGCACGGCGGCGATCGTCGCCCTCCTCGGCGCGCTGAAGGCGCGGCGGCCGTTCGTCTTCGTCGACGAACGGGACAGCGACACGTCCAACACCGCGAAGACCGGCCTGCTGGGCGTCCGGCTGCTGGCCCGCGGCTCGGGCGGCGACGGTGACGGCGACATCAACGGTGATGTCGACGGCGACGTGGAACTCACCGAACTGCCCGCCCGCTGGCGCACCACGGTCGGCACACCCGAGACGCGCCATCTGCCCTTCGCGGACGGCGAGATCGGCTACGCGATCCACACCTCGGGCTCCACCGGCACCCCCAAGTGCGTCCTCGTCCGGGCCGCCCCGCTCGCCCCGGTCGTCCGGGACCACATCACCCGGCTGTCCGTCGGACCGGGCAGCCGCACCCTCCAGTTCGCCCGGCTCACCTTCGACGGCTGCCTCACCGAGATCCTGTGGACGCTCACCGCCGGCGCCTGCCTCGTCGTCGTGGACGAGAAGCGCCTCGCGCCGGGCGCCGTGCTCGCCGACACCCTCGAACGGTTCGGCATCACCCACCTCAAGACGACACCGTTCGCCCTGACGGTCACCGAACCCACCGACGGGATGCGCCTGGAACACGTCGTCAACGGGGGCGGCCCGTGCCGCCCGGCCGTGGTGCGCACCTGGTCGAAGGCGGCGAGCTTCCACAACGCCTACGGCCTGACGGAGACCACCGTCTGCAACCTGCTCAGCGACGCCCTGGACCCGGACGAATGCCAGGACGCCGTACCGCTGGGCGAACGCGTCGGCGACTGCGCGTACGTCCTGCGCGACGCCCGCACGGGCGCCACCGGGCCCGGGGTCCGGCGGGGCGAACTCGTCGTCACCGGCGCCTCCGTGGCGGCCGGATACCTCACCGAGGAGGGGGTCACCCCGCTGCCCGGCCCCGCCGGGACGGGCGGCTACGCCACCGGTGACATCGTCGAACTCCGCGACGGGCGGCTGTACTTCGTGGAGCGGCTGGACCGCCAGGTGAAGGTGCGCGGCTACCGGCTCGACCCCGGCGAGATCGAGGCCGCGGTGTGCCGCCACCCGGATGTACGGGAGGCCGTGGTGGTGGCCGAGGCCCAGACCGACGCGGCCGAGACCCACACGGACATGGGCGAAGCCCGCACCGACGCGGCCGAACCCCACACCGACGCCGCCCCCGCCGCCGACACCCTGGTCTGCTACTACCAGGGCGGCGCCGACCCGCGCACCCTGCGGGCGCACCTCGACGGTCTCCTCGACCCCTACAAGATCCCCTCGGTGCTGGAACGCGTCGACGTCTTCCCCAGCACCCCCAACGGCAAGATCGACCGGGACGCCCTGCGCACACGGCGGCACGCCCCCACCCCCGCGGACGCCCCCGACGGCCCGGACGAGCAGCTGCTGCACCTCGTACGCACCCTCACCGGGGTGCGGGACGCCCGGCTGGACGACAACTTCTTCGAGCTGGGCGGCGACTCCGCCTCGGCCGTCGTACTGGTCACCGGTATGAAGAAGCTCGGCTGGACCGACGCCGGCGTCCGTGACGTGCTCCGGGCGGAGGACCTGCGGGTCCTCGCCGACCGGCTGCGGGAACGGAGCGTGTGA